Genomic segment of Acinetobacter larvae:
CCAAAGTAGAAACCGGGGGTAAACAAGCAGACCGTGCTGGTTTTTATTTTGAGCCAACAGTCATCACAGGCTTACAGCAACATGATGATGCCATTCAAAATGAAATCTTTGGTCCAGTCATTACTGTACAAAAATTTAGTGATGAAGCCGATGCCATAGAGAAAGCCAATGATGTCGACTATGGCTTAGCATCAAGTGTCTGGACACAAGACCATGCCCGTGCTACCCGTCTATCACGTGAGCTCGACTTCGGTACAGTTTGGGTCAATACCCATATTCCACTGACCGCAGAAATGCCCCATGGCGGCTTTAAAAAGTCTGGTTATGGCAAAGACTTATCGGCTTATGGCTTTGAAGAATATACCCGTATCAAACATGTCATGAGCGCTAACGACTAATCGAGTAAATCATCAAAGGAAGACCCGCATGGATAAGCAACAGCTTAAAACTTTGGTTAGCACTGCACATCATGAACTGTTTAGCATGCATGATCTCAGTGCATTACAGCGCTATTTTGCACCAGACTTCATTGAACACTCACCTTTGGTTGCCGATGGTCTAACAGGTTTGGCACAACTGGTCAAAGACTGTCCCAATCTACAACATCAAGCCTACCGCGTCCTTGCCGATGGCGATTTGGTTGCCATTCATGGGCGTTTTGAAGGGCTGGATGCAGACCCGTTGGTGGGCTTTGATATTTATCGTGTCAAAGATGGATTGATTGTTGAGCATTGGGATGGTCTGGTCAAAGAAGCACCGCTCAATCGCAGTGGTCGTAGCCAACTCGATGGTCCAAGCCATGTAGAACACACGGGTCAAGAAGCGACCAATAAAGCACTGGTCAGCCGTTTCTTTCAGACCGCATTGATTGATGGCGACTACGAGGCTTTTCGTGACTACACCCAAGACAATCAATTTGCACAACATAGCCCAGATATTGGCGATGGTGTCGATGCAGTCATCGACTTTTTGACAGAGATTCGCGCACAAGGGCAAGGGTTGGTCTATCACAAGACTCACCGTACCCTTGCCGATGGTCAATTTGTGCTGACACATTCTGAAGGCAGTATTGCCGCAGAACGACATGCTTATTTCGAGTTATGGCGTGTAGAACACGGCAAGATTGCCGAACTTTGGGACGCAATCTTAGCGGTACCAGAAGATGAGCAAGCTATTCACCCTTATGGTGTTTTTTAACTATTGTTCAGTTTTAATGGGTATTTGCTTTGCGCGAATGCTCGATTTTAACTGATCGCAATCATTAACCAAAATACAGTCACTTGACCATGATGGTCTTGTGACTGCTGAGAGTGTTGTGATGTCTGCATTGCGTATTATTTTTGCCCCAATCGCACAAGCGACACGTTCTGAACAAGTCGTGGAACGTTTGGGAAATGCCATTATTTCCGGTCTACTCAAGAGCAGACAACAACTTCCCAATGAAGCGGAACTGGCACGTCTCATGGGGGTTTCTCCAATTACCATACGAGAAGCACTGAATACTTTACGCAGTAAGGGGTTTATTGATACACGGCGCGGACGACATGGCGGGAGTTTTATTTGTGAACTGCCGGAACACATCCGACTCAGTGCGCATCCCTTACAACAAGCAAGTAATGAATTTATTAGCGATCTTGGTGAGTTTCATGCTGCGGTACTCTCACATAGCGTCTATTTGGCAGCACAGCGCACCACGCAGGTTGAGCTAGATCGTTTAGCGCTATCCATTGCCCAATTTGCTGCCGCCACAACGGCAGATCTCAGAGCACAACTTGACTTACGTTGTTTATTGGCACTATGTGCTTTGGCACAATCGGCACGTTTAGCTACACAGGAATTATCGATTCAAGCGGAATGGGCACCACTGATTGCGAGCTTATATCAGTGTGATGTTTTCCACCGCACGATAATCCAGCAATATCAACAAATTTTTTCTTCATTTCAACAAGGAAATGAGGATAATGCTGTAGTACAAAGCAAAAAAATCATCGCCATGCTGACGGACCAAATGCTTCGATATAAGTTATCTATGACCGGATGATGTTCATCTGCTCGACAACATGACAACATTTCATCTGCTCGACAACATATAGCTAAGCGATAAAAGGAATTTGTAATTTTAGGAGTTATCGGAATGACCCAAAATCAATATATCGCACAACTGCAGCAACTCCTCCAACAAGTGCTCGATGAAACCACGGCCCATGCGCAACACCTGGCCGTGCATACCAAGAAGATTCTGTCACACCATCTCTACGATATTACCAAGGGCATTAAGCTCACAGCGGAGGAACGTCGTCACTTACAAGGGGCCATTAAAACTACGCTCAGTGATAGCCATTATAGTCATGGCATGGGCTTTGCCAGTTATAGCCCAGAAACCCTAGACAGTGAAGACTATTGGACTTTAGAATGGTGGTATAAAACCGAGAGCCAACTACAACAAGCCAAACTAGAAAATTATCAAAATGCACAGCGTTTTTTAGATTTTCGTTCCTTTGAGTGGTTTCAACAGCCTGCTCAAAATAAACGTCCATATATTCATGGACCTTATGTCGACTATATTTGCAATAGTGCCTATACCATTACGGTTGCCCATCCGGTCATGTTACAAGATCAGTTTATCGGGGTCATTGCCATTGATATTTTGGTATCAGCCTTAGAAAAAGTGCTTATGCCAAGCCTAAAGAATATTCACCAGACTGCGGTCATTATTAATGACGTCGACCGTGTCGTGACCTCCAATGCCGTCAGTATCAAAACAGGGACTTTATTAAAGCATCATCCGCACCAGCAATGTATACCGAGCCCTCCCAAGCCATTACAACTTGTGGTACTTAGCTAAGCCCTAAACAGGCTCTATCTGCATCTAGCACGCTCCCATATGTCACAAGCTGGATTGACTCGCATCAATCCTCAGGGCGTGGTGTGGCTAAAATTTTGCTGGTGCGACTGATTTGACCTGTTCTTGGCATGGATTCTGCACCCGACAAAACAACAAAATATAGGTTAAATAACATGGAAAATCAGATACCTTCCATTCAAAAACTGTCACTATGGCAAGTTACGATTATTGGCATTGCCTATATGACGCCGATGACTGTTTTTGATACCTTCGGCATTGTTTCAGGCATCACCCAAGGTCATGTGCCACTTGCCTATTTATTCGCACTTTCGGCCATGTTACTCACCGCATGGAGCTATGCCCGATTTAGTCGTAGCTCAGAACGTCCTGGTTCAGCTTATAGTTATACGGCGGAAAGTCTGGGACCGCGTAGTGGCTTCTTTGTCGGTTGGTGTTCACTACTGGATTACTTGCTGCTTCCCCTCATTAATGTGTTATTGGCAGCAATTTATTTAACCGCATTATTTCCCCATTTACCGTATTGGTTCTGGGTCATGGTAGCAGCTGGACTGGTGACCTTGGTCAATTGTTTTCGTATTCGGCTTTTGGCCAACCTGAGTCTATTATTCGTTTTCGCACCTGTAATTTTAATGGTGATCTTTGTCTATCTGGTCATACACGGCATTGGCTCTGAACAAGGTTATGCCCATGTTCTGACCTTGGCCCCCTTATGGCAAGGTCAACAGGAACTGCTGCCCCTCATTGCAGGTGCTTCGGTATTATGTTTCTCTTTTTTAGGTTTTGATGCGGTTACCACACTTTCTCATGAAACCAAGCAACCCACCAAAACGATTCCACGTGCTGTGATGTTAACCACTTTGTCTGGCGGTTTTATCTTTTTTACGGCATCATGGTTTATACAGTTATATTTTCCCAATAATGCACGCTTCCATAACCCCTCGGAGGCGTTGCCTGAGATTGTGCTCTACGTGGGTGGTGCATTGTTTCAATCGATTTTTCTATGCGGTCAAATTATGAATACCGTTGCATCTGGGCTTGCCTCACATGCCAGTGCCTCGCGTTTGCTATATATTATGGGCAAAGACAATATCTTTCCCAAAAAATACTTCGGTACCCTGCACCTCAACTTGGGTACTCCTTTCTTCTCGGTACTCTTTGTCGGGTTAATTTCCCTGAGTGCGGTATTTCTAAATCTCGCCCAAGTGATTAGCTTGATCAGTTTTGGTGCCTTAGTTGCCTTTAGTGCGGTCAATTTCTCTGTTTTTGTGCGTTTCTATGTCAGAGATAAACAACGTAAAGGCTTCAAAAATAAATTCTTCAATCTATTTCTACCGATTCTTTCCATGTTTTGCATCATGGGATTGTGGCTCAATCTCGACCATGCTGCGCTCAGCTTTGGTTGTTTCTGGATTGCTATGGGGGTTGGATTATTTATTTATAAAGTTATTAGAAAACAAAATATTGCTATCACAAATGCTTTCGAATCTTAAAGGAGTTCGATGATGTCTAACATCAATAAACCACAATTTTTAGATGATGTTGAATTTAAAGCCAGTCAAGCCACGCAAATGGGCAAAGAATGGAGCTGGGTCAATCCCAAGCGCATCTCCGCAGAGATCACCAATCCGGCCAACTATTATGAAAGCTCATTGGCGGATTGGCATCATTTTGACAGTTTAACAGCAGACCTCGAATGTGATGTCGTGGTCATCGGTGCTGGTCTACTAGGTTCGTCCAGTGCCTTGCATTTGGCGGAACAAGGTGTCGATACCGTGGTGCTTGAGAAAAATCGCGTTGGCAATGCCGCATCGGGGCGTAACGGTGGTCAGCTCACACCTGGGCTAGCACGTTGGGAAGCTGAAGAAATGGCAAGCCGGTTAAGTTATGAAGATGCCAAAAAATTATGGCATTTTACCTCGACCGAAGCGATGCAACTCATCGATGAAATCACCGACAAGTACCAACTACAATTGCGCCGTGGTCGTGGGCATATTACTGCGGCTGTGCATGAGGGGCATTTGGTCGGGCTAACCCAAGGTGCAGATGCGCGTAAATATTTGGGCGAAGATCATACCCGTATCGCGGGCAAACACGAACTGATGGAATATATCCAGTCCGATTATTATCACGGTGGGTTAATCGATGAACTCGGTGGGCAAATCCATCCCCTCGCGTTAAACCGTGGTTTAATCTATGGCTTCTGCCAAAATGGTGGTCGGCTATATGAGCAAACCGAAGTATTGGCAATCGAAGAAAAACCAGATGGCATCTATGTCAAAACAGCCGATGCCGTCGTCAAAGCAAAAAAATCAGTAGTGCTTGCGGTACACCATGCCTCATTTAAACTTTTAGCTGAACACAATCAAACCACCATTCCTTTTTATACCTATGTCAGTACCACCGCACCCTTGGATGTCGACATTGAACGTATTCTCCCCTATGGTCATCCAGTCTATGATACGCAGTTCCAAATCGACTATTACCGTCCTGCTCAGCAAAACCGTCTGTTATTTGGTGGTCAAGGCACAGGAAGTTGCTGGTCACCTGAGCGGACTAAAAACTATTTAGAGCAACGTATTGCCGCGGTATTCCCACAACTGAAAAACGTTGAAATGGATTTTGTCTGGAGTGGTACTACCGATCTCACGGTCAATGGCGCGGTAGATAGTCGTAAATTTGGTCAACACTATCCAATCTATGCGGTACATGGTTGGAGTGGTCATGGTGTGGCACAAA
This window contains:
- a CDS encoding nuclear transport factor 2 family protein, with the translated sequence MDKQQLKTLVSTAHHELFSMHDLSALQRYFAPDFIEHSPLVADGLTGLAQLVKDCPNLQHQAYRVLADGDLVAIHGRFEGLDADPLVGFDIYRVKDGLIVEHWDGLVKEAPLNRSGRSQLDGPSHVEHTGQEATNKALVSRFFQTALIDGDYEAFRDYTQDNQFAQHSPDIGDGVDAVIDFLTEIRAQGQGLVYHKTHRTLADGQFVLTHSEGSIAAERHAYFELWRVEHGKIAELWDAILAVPEDEQAIHPYGVF
- a CDS encoding FadR/GntR family transcriptional regulator, translated to MSALRIIFAPIAQATRSEQVVERLGNAIISGLLKSRQQLPNEAELARLMGVSPITIREALNTLRSKGFIDTRRGRHGGSFICELPEHIRLSAHPLQQASNEFISDLGEFHAAVLSHSVYLAAQRTTQVELDRLALSIAQFAAATTADLRAQLDLRCLLALCALAQSARLATQELSIQAEWAPLIASLYQCDVFHRTIIQQYQQIFSSFQQGNEDNAVVQSKKIIAMLTDQMLRYKLSMTG
- a CDS encoding cache domain-containing protein; translation: MTQNQYIAQLQQLLQQVLDETTAHAQHLAVHTKKILSHHLYDITKGIKLTAEERRHLQGAIKTTLSDSHYSHGMGFASYSPETLDSEDYWTLEWWYKTESQLQQAKLENYQNAQRFLDFRSFEWFQQPAQNKRPYIHGPYVDYICNSAYTITVAHPVMLQDQFIGVIAIDILVSALEKVLMPSLKNIHQTAVIINDVDRVVTSNAVSIKTGTLLKHHPHQQCIPSPPKPLQLVVLS
- a CDS encoding APC family permease gives rise to the protein MENQIPSIQKLSLWQVTIIGIAYMTPMTVFDTFGIVSGITQGHVPLAYLFALSAMLLTAWSYARFSRSSERPGSAYSYTAESLGPRSGFFVGWCSLLDYLLLPLINVLLAAIYLTALFPHLPYWFWVMVAAGLVTLVNCFRIRLLANLSLLFVFAPVILMVIFVYLVIHGIGSEQGYAHVLTLAPLWQGQQELLPLIAGASVLCFSFLGFDAVTTLSHETKQPTKTIPRAVMLTTLSGGFIFFTASWFIQLYFPNNARFHNPSEALPEIVLYVGGALFQSIFLCGQIMNTVASGLASHASASRLLYIMGKDNIFPKKYFGTLHLNLGTPFFSVLFVGLISLSAVFLNLAQVISLISFGALVAFSAVNFSVFVRFYVRDKQRKGFKNKFFNLFLPILSMFCIMGLWLNLDHAALSFGCFWIAMGVGLFIYKVIRKQNIAITNAFES
- a CDS encoding NAD(P)/FAD-dependent oxidoreductase, giving the protein MSNINKPQFLDDVEFKASQATQMGKEWSWVNPKRISAEITNPANYYESSLADWHHFDSLTADLECDVVVIGAGLLGSSSALHLAEQGVDTVVLEKNRVGNAASGRNGGQLTPGLARWEAEEMASRLSYEDAKKLWHFTSTEAMQLIDEITDKYQLQLRRGRGHITAAVHEGHLVGLTQGADARKYLGEDHTRIAGKHELMEYIQSDYYHGGLIDELGGQIHPLALNRGLIYGFCQNGGRLYEQTEVLAIEEKPDGIYVKTADAVVKAKKSVVLAVHHASFKLLAEHNQTTIPFYTYVSTTAPLDVDIERILPYGHPVYDTQFQIDYYRPAQQNRLLFGGQGTGSCWSPERTKNYLEQRIAAVFPQLKNVEMDFVWSGTTDLTVNGAVDSRKFGQHYPIYAVHGWSGHGVAQTVRIGKAIADDFVGQSDDFNMLSNIDHQNILFGRTLAPVVIPIAKSAYGLGALFNPAKMVSF